A part of Maridesulfovibrio hydrothermalis AM13 = DSM 14728 genomic DNA contains:
- a CDS encoding UshA-like (seleno)protein family 2, whose amino-acid sequence MRFFIFVFLILASVGTPMSVHAGKDVLLSIANTANTFGTVNPCPTUGNKTIGGLARRAGYLQDLRQAMKQDVLLLGGAYEFLPTSGEELSDKKRNALTEAFQIINYDLGIISPAEFQFLQKGPLGIPQNWINCKNFKIVTKPLKNGKKAAIIILPYLEKGSDHISDDLLSESAAIFKESRSKADIVIALSPWSYFREKRFLASPAIAETPPDLLLGSGDGPGMTGSLAANGKTLWVRSYPTGKAVSRIDILQFPARSPDFKWTSGKNIKWFLQTLLIKVREEPEVAKLLSGITDEKK is encoded by the coding sequence ATGCGGTTTTTCATATTTGTTTTTCTTATCCTTGCCAGTGTAGGGACACCAATGAGTGTTCACGCTGGCAAGGATGTACTATTGTCTATTGCAAACACTGCCAATACCTTCGGGACAGTCAACCCCTGCCCCACCTGAGGAAACAAGACCATTGGCGGACTGGCCCGGCGGGCTGGTTATCTTCAGGATTTAAGACAGGCAATGAAGCAGGACGTACTTCTGCTTGGCGGTGCATATGAATTTCTTCCCACTTCCGGCGAAGAACTATCCGATAAAAAAAGAAATGCGCTCACTGAAGCTTTCCAAATCATCAATTATGATTTAGGTATTATCAGCCCTGCTGAATTTCAGTTTTTGCAAAAAGGCCCCCTTGGGATTCCGCAAAACTGGATTAATTGTAAGAATTTTAAAATTGTCACCAAGCCTCTTAAAAACGGTAAAAAAGCGGCAATCATTATTCTTCCATATTTAGAAAAAGGGTCTGATCATATTTCTGATGATTTGCTAAGCGAAAGTGCGGCAATATTTAAAGAGAGCAGGAGCAAGGCTGATATAGTTATCGCCCTTAGTCCCTGGAGTTATTTTAGAGAAAAAAGATTTCTCGCTTCTCCGGCTATAGCTGAGACTCCTCCTGATTTACTTCTGGGTAGCGGAGACGGCCCGGGGATGACCGGAAGCCTTGCCGCAAATGGTAAGACTTTATGGGTTCGCAGCTACCCTACCGGAAAAGCAGTAAGCAGAATTGACATTTTACAGTTTCCTGCCAGAAGTCCAGACTTCAAATGGACGTCCGGCAAAAACATCAAATGGTTTCTGCAAACACTGCTGATCAAGGTTCGCGAGGAACCTGAAGTCGCAAAGCTGCTTAGTGGTATTACGGACGAAAAGAAATAG
- a CDS encoding HU family DNA-binding protein codes for MNKSELIKSLAEEKGLHVDDSAEIVDAFVDSIKEALVRGDRVEIRGFGSFKMKEYKGYTGRNPKTGDVVSVTPKKLPFFRPGKELKEYLNA; via the coding sequence ATGAACAAAAGCGAACTGATTAAGAGTCTTGCGGAAGAAAAAGGACTTCATGTTGATGATTCAGCCGAAATCGTAGATGCATTTGTTGATTCTATTAAAGAAGCGCTTGTTCGCGGCGACCGGGTTGAAATCAGAGGATTCGGCAGCTTTAAGATGAAAGAATACAAAGGCTACACCGGACGAAACCCCAAAACAGGGGACGTAGTTTCTGTTACTCCTAAAAAATTACCGTTTTTCCGTCCCGGTAAGGAACTCAAGGAATATTTGAACGCTTAA
- a CDS encoding MinD/ParA family protein, whose product MINANKTMSLAIMSGKGGVGKTNLSLNLSYALNIGGNSVLLMDCDLGLANLDVLLGISPENNMQDILLSDAKPSDIVIPIEEGRKFDILPAASGVPELVEMDEDMQEMLFSKLTKLVGRYQFLVLDLGAGINGTVLSFAAMTQMRIVVITPEPTSLTDSYALIKVLHSNHNVSDFNIIVNQAANSKEAKDTFDRLNMACEKFLNIRLKNMGFVRYDPSVTEAVRRQIPFLKFAPKSDASRDILNIAVKIQKTRMENMGKLGEKPVMKKFPALAD is encoded by the coding sequence ATGATTAACGCAAATAAAACTATGAGCCTTGCAATTATGAGCGGCAAGGGCGGAGTGGGAAAAACCAACCTGTCCTTAAATCTTTCCTATGCACTCAACATCGGCGGTAACAGTGTACTGCTTATGGACTGTGATCTGGGCCTTGCCAACCTTGACGTACTGCTCGGTATCTCTCCGGAAAATAATATGCAGGACATCCTGCTCAGCGACGCAAAACCCTCTGACATTGTCATTCCCATCGAAGAAGGCAGAAAGTTTGATATTCTTCCCGCGGCATCCGGTGTACCGGAACTGGTTGAAATGGATGAAGACATGCAGGAAATGCTATTTAGCAAATTAACCAAGCTTGTCGGCAGATATCAATTTCTGGTCCTTGATCTGGGCGCAGGAATCAACGGCACAGTTCTTTCCTTTGCCGCCATGACTCAAATGAGAATAGTTGTAATAACCCCTGAACCAACCTCGCTTACAGACAGTTACGCGCTTATCAAAGTTCTGCACTCTAATCACAATGTCAGCGACTTCAATATTATTGTCAATCAGGCCGCAAATTCCAAAGAAGCAAAGGATACTTTTGACCGCCTGAACATGGCATGCGAAAAATTTCTGAATATTAGGTTGAAAAATATGGGTTTTGTACGCTATGATCCATCCGTAACTGAAGCAGTTAGACGACAGATTCCATTTCTCAAGTTCGCCCCCAAGTCTGATGCAAGCCGCGATATCCTTAATATTGCTGTTAAAATACAAAAGACGCGTATGGAAAATATGGGCAAACTGGGCGAAAAACCTGTCATGAAAAAATTTCCTGCACTGGCCGACTAA
- a CDS encoding GGDEF domain-containing protein: MSAEYIAENEASLLDELLSIREHFCRESKTCSSQSCPEGLAVLRICPGMTLDAWEILAERHGLNDWLTVPVNSDMTPHLNHVQNVLQKLSYKTEHDPLTGLSNRRVFERLLDQEIERSRRNKTPLSLAILDLDDFKKVNDTWGHLKGDEVLIDFAEMIAHTLRRYDLVARIGGEEFALILSGVGLFKAKQLVERLLDKAKALKFSTPDNSKSFSITCSAGIVCYKGIVNTDMRQLIDKADKALYKAKESGKDQVCTADIIDYESTTRETLVHANEKKFLFTGT; the protein is encoded by the coding sequence ATGAGCGCTGAATACATTGCTGAAAACGAAGCCAGCCTTCTGGATGAACTGCTCTCGATCAGAGAACATTTCTGCAGGGAGAGCAAAACATGCAGTTCACAGAGCTGCCCTGAAGGACTGGCTGTGCTGCGTATCTGTCCCGGCATGACTTTAGATGCATGGGAAATTCTGGCGGAACGTCACGGTTTAAATGACTGGCTGACTGTTCCCGTGAACAGTGATATGACTCCACATCTGAACCATGTTCAAAATGTTCTGCAAAAACTTTCATACAAGACTGAACATGATCCATTAACCGGACTTTCAAACCGCAGAGTATTTGAAAGACTGCTTGATCAGGAAATAGAACGGTCCCGCAGAAATAAAACACCTTTAAGTCTGGCTATTCTGGATCTTGATGACTTCAAAAAAGTCAACGATACATGGGGCCATTTGAAAGGCGATGAAGTGCTTATTGATTTTGCAGAAATGATTGCACACACGTTGCGCAGATACGACCTTGTAGCTAGAATAGGCGGAGAAGAATTTGCGCTTATTTTATCAGGAGTAGGACTTTTTAAAGCCAAGCAACTAGTTGAAAGGCTTCTTGACAAAGCCAAAGCTTTAAAATTCTCCACCCCGGATAATTCAAAAAGTTTTTCCATTACCTGCTCTGCCGGAATAGTATGCTACAAAGGCATCGTTAACACCGATATGCGCCAATTAATCGATAAGGCTGATAAAGCCCTCTACAAGGCCAAGGAATCAGGAAAGGACCAAGTTTGCACAGCTGATATCATTGACTATGAGTCAACAACCAGAGAAACCCTTGTCCATGCCAATGAGAAAAAATTTTTATTCACGGGAACTTAA
- the prfB gene encoding peptide chain release factor 2 (programmed frameshift), with amino-acid sequence MLQFSDLRSKALDSIKKYETLWGRLDHAQSKERLEEIEHDLSKPGAWDKPDELTPVLREKSMLEEKISSYEDLSSTKEDVEEWLTMAAEDQDQEILEALSENVNKLAKLVEQTELATLLSGPEDKSTAILEIHPGAGGIESQDWAEMLLRMYLRWCDKRNWKTSYLDYQPDDEAGIKSVTLRIQGMYAYGFLKGEAGIHRLIRISPFDASGRRHTSFASVDVYPEISQDIEIEIKDEDIRLDVFRASGPGGQHVNKTNSAVRITHLATNIVVQCQNEKSQLKNKETAMKVLKSRLYEQELKRQEESKRADYATKDSIAWGSQIKTYTLQPYRLVKDHRCGAEDGNVEAVLDGELDNLIRNYLLHAYGGENER; translated from the exons ATGCTTCAATTTTCAGACCTCAGATCCAAAGCACTGGACTCAATCAAAAAATACGAAACCCTCTGGGGGCGTCTT GACCACGCTCAAAGTAAAGAACGACTAGAAGAAATTGAACATGACCTGAGCAAACCCGGAGCATGGGATAAGCCCGATGAACTTACTCCCGTATTACGTGAAAAAAGTATGCTTGAAGAAAAAATTTCTTCATACGAAGATCTGTCATCTACGAAAGAGGATGTAGAAGAATGGCTGACAATGGCAGCCGAAGATCAGGATCAGGAAATACTTGAGGCACTCTCAGAAAACGTTAACAAACTGGCCAAACTGGTCGAGCAGACTGAACTCGCCACCCTGCTTTCAGGGCCGGAAGATAAAAGCACCGCCATACTCGAAATACATCCCGGTGCGGGCGGCATTGAATCACAGGACTGGGCAGAAATGCTCCTGCGTATGTACCTGCGCTGGTGCGATAAACGAAACTGGAAAACCAGCTATCTAGACTACCAGCCGGACGATGAAGCCGGAATCAAAAGCGTAACCCTCAGAATACAGGGCATGTACGCATACGGCTTCCTCAAAGGTGAAGCTGGAATCCACCGTTTAATAAGAATTTCACCTTTTGATGCCTCAGGCAGACGGCATACTTCGTTTGCTTCAGTTGATGTTTATCCAGAAATTTCACAGGACATAGAAATCGAAATAAAAGATGAGGACATCCGGCTTGATGTTTTCCGGGCCAGCGGTCCGGGCGGCCAGCATGTCAATAAAACCAACTCAGCCGTACGCATCACTCACCTTGCGACCAACATTGTAGTTCAGTGCCAGAACGAAAAGTCGCAACTAAAAAACAAAGAAACGGCCATGAAAGTTCTGAAATCCCGCCTATATGAACAGGAGCTGAAACGGCAGGAAGAAAGCAAAAGAGCCGACTACGCCACGAAGGATTCCATTGCATGGGGCAGTCAAATCAAGACCTACACCCTGCAACCATATAGACTGGTCAAAGACCACCGTTGCGGGGCGGAGGACGGAAATGTTGAGGCTGTTCTTGACGGGGAACTTGATAATTTAATCAGAAATTACCTGCTTCACGCATACGGCGGAGAAAATGAGCGCTGA
- the lnt gene encoding apolipoprotein N-acyltransferase has translation MHPAIPILVVMFAAGVGYANPLLHLPTAVLGVPLALSYIAFSARSPQTALKRGWLAGSLASLAAMYWIAYPVGVYGGLPWALAVPCPVLIAMAIGMYFGIYSFIMHYAARTMPPLLLCLFSGLLWTSMETAQGTFFTGFPWMTMSSAFAFRPEWIQGASFIGAYGLSGLLTSVTTGILTWKISKSSKVWSISILTGLFMLGIVRATPQALSTLISTGNASIGIVQGNIDQASKWDSKYKKATFEKYLRLSEQLTDKADLVIWPETAMPFYIQDPGIMRAKLFNFATRTDTPILTGAPGYLLHGPKSFSLYNRAFLIQPGTTVMNWYDKVHLVPFGEYVPLKDYLPIGKLVQGAGDFIPGEDVQPLKSGNLAMGMLICYEGIFPELAQERVEKGANLLVNISNDAWYGNTSAPLQHLGLVALRAVEQGRYLIRDTNTGISACVDPLGRITNTTELFVDAAVLAKPELMAGETFYHANYKAVTRIPILLTLIFICWIIIKTRMNSSKLNKERKTD, from the coding sequence ATGCACCCGGCCATCCCCATTCTCGTTGTCATGTTTGCAGCCGGAGTCGGTTATGCCAACCCGCTGCTGCACCTTCCTACTGCCGTACTGGGTGTCCCCCTAGCTCTGAGCTATATTGCTTTCTCCGCCCGCTCACCGCAAACGGCCTTAAAAAGAGGCTGGCTTGCCGGCTCTCTGGCATCACTTGCCGCCATGTACTGGATTGCGTACCCGGTAGGTGTCTACGGCGGGCTGCCCTGGGCACTGGCCGTCCCCTGTCCGGTCCTGATTGCTATGGCGATCGGTATGTATTTCGGAATTTATTCTTTCATAATGCACTACGCCGCGCGCACCATGCCGCCACTGCTGCTCTGTCTCTTCAGCGGGCTGCTATGGACAAGTATGGAAACAGCTCAAGGGACATTTTTTACCGGATTTCCGTGGATGACCATGTCCTCCGCTTTTGCGTTCCGCCCTGAATGGATTCAGGGAGCATCCTTTATCGGAGCTTACGGCCTGTCCGGCCTCTTAACTTCAGTTACAACTGGCATTCTTACCTGGAAAATTTCAAAATCAAGTAAAGTCTGGAGCATTTCAATACTGACCGGACTCTTTATGCTGGGTATTGTCAGAGCAACACCGCAAGCTCTGTCAACACTTATAAGCACCGGCAATGCTTCTATCGGCATTGTTCAAGGCAACATTGATCAAGCAAGTAAATGGGATTCCAAATACAAAAAAGCCACCTTTGAAAAATACCTGCGCCTCAGTGAACAACTGACAGACAAAGCAGATCTGGTGATCTGGCCTGAAACAGCCATGCCCTTTTATATTCAAGACCCGGGTATTATGCGCGCAAAACTTTTTAATTTTGCCACCAGAACAGACACCCCCATACTGACCGGAGCACCCGGATATTTATTGCACGGTCCGAAATCTTTCTCCCTGTACAACCGCGCGTTTCTCATCCAGCCCGGCACAACTGTTATGAACTGGTATGACAAGGTCCACCTTGTACCTTTCGGTGAATATGTTCCGCTTAAAGACTACCTGCCCATCGGCAAGTTAGTGCAGGGCGCAGGAGACTTTATTCCCGGTGAAGACGTTCAACCGCTGAAAAGCGGTAACCTTGCTATGGGCATGCTCATTTGCTATGAGGGGATCTTCCCTGAACTGGCGCAGGAACGGGTTGAAAAAGGGGCCAATCTGCTGGTCAACATCAGTAATGACGCATGGTATGGCAATACATCAGCTCCCTTGCAGCATTTAGGACTGGTAGCACTCAGAGCAGTTGAACAGGGACGCTACCTTATCAGAGACACCAATACAGGGATTTCAGCCTGCGTTGATCCTCTTGGACGAATCACAAATACTACAGAACTGTTTGTAGATGCCGCAGTACTGGCAAAACCCGAGCTTATGGCCGGTGAGACTTTCTACCACGCCAATTACAAAGCAGTAACCCGCATCCCTATACTATTAACTCTTATTTTTATCTGCTGGATTATTATAAAAACCCGCATGAACAGCAGTAAATTAAATAAAGAAAGGAAAACTGATTAA
- a CDS encoding hemolysin family protein, with the protein MDDGSEGRLWAKMVNIFKKADSPLEEHILEAREDGEIKGEVVSMLLNVLELKDTAASEIMIPRTDMIGVELEAGLAEVAKLIIEYGHSRIPVYQNTKDKIIGIIHAKDVIAPLLNGDIDISLEKIMRAPFFASEHVIVKTLLKEFQSGRIHMAILQDEYGGTSGLITMEDVLEEIVGEISDEHDVDRPSDFNELESGKYLVSGRVPLTEVSEKLGLKLDSEHVDSIGGYLSELTGRIPHVGEFINISGYKFTVHEGDAKQIITILIDPPAGK; encoded by the coding sequence TTGGACGACGGTTCTGAAGGCCGATTGTGGGCCAAAATGGTCAATATTTTCAAAAAAGCAGACTCCCCTCTGGAAGAACACATCCTCGAAGCACGTGAAGACGGCGAAATCAAAGGCGAAGTCGTTTCGATGCTGCTTAACGTTCTGGAACTCAAAGATACCGCAGCCAGCGAAATCATGATCCCCCGCACTGATATGATCGGAGTGGAGCTTGAGGCCGGGCTTGCCGAGGTTGCAAAACTGATCATCGAATACGGACATTCACGTATTCCGGTGTATCAAAACACCAAAGATAAAATTATCGGTATCATCCACGCAAAAGACGTCATTGCACCTCTTTTAAATGGAGATATTGATATATCTCTTGAAAAAATCATGAGAGCACCTTTCTTTGCTTCCGAGCATGTCATTGTAAAAACGCTGCTTAAAGAATTTCAGAGCGGACGTATCCATATGGCAATTCTTCAAGATGAATATGGGGGCACATCGGGCCTGATCACTATGGAGGATGTACTTGAAGAAATCGTAGGCGAAATTTCTGACGAGCATGATGTTGACCGTCCGTCTGATTTTAATGAACTGGAAAGCGGAAAATATCTTGTATCAGGACGTGTCCCGCTCACTGAAGTGTCAGAGAAACTCGGTCTTAAACTAGATTCCGAACATGTAGATTCCATAGGTGGATACCTTTCCGAATTAACTGGAAGAATTCCTCATGTCGGCGAGTTCATCAATATATCCGGATACAAATTCACAGTTCATGAAGGTGATGCCAAACAGATTATCACCATCCTTATAGATCCCCCGGCAGGAAAATAA
- the mnmG gene encoding tRNA uridine-5-carboxymethylaminomethyl(34) synthesis enzyme MnmG: MIRKQPPPVKFDLIVAGAGHAGCEAAMAAANLGLKTLLLTINVDRIGHLSCNPAIGGLAKGHMVKEIDALGGYMGLWSDKAGIQFRILNTRKGPAVRASRAQMDRNEYMRVVQKDIFAQENLWVKQDTAESLIVEDGKAAGVLTGIGERFMSHTVMLTTGTFLQGLIHIGMENFSGGRMGDPASVGMSASLKGIGLTLGRLKTGTTPRLLKDSIDYDKLEAQYGDNPPQPFSFRTEEIKLPQVPCHITYTNEKTHDAIRSGFERSPMFTGVIKGTGARYCPSIEDKVARFPEKGRHQIFLEPEGYESPEVYPSGIPTSLPLDVQKRMINSIEGLEDAQIVRPGYAIEYDFVPPTQLLPTLETKALPGLYLAGQINGTSGYEEAAAQGLWAACNAFCKLNGRAPFVLSRDQAYIAVLVDDLVTKGTQEPYRMFTSRAEYRLLLREGNADLRLTEIGRDLGLVKDAHWALYCAKKNGLDAVLGALNKIKIKPDQPTREILEKIGGTAPGKSVSLSAILRQPELSITDMKHFWPEISEFGEDVLLEAETQIKYEGYLVRQQELVDKFRKMESVALPDDLDYSEMAGLTREAVEKLTEVHPLTLGQASRISGITPAAISSIEIHLKKIGAI; encoded by the coding sequence ATGATAAGAAAACAGCCGCCACCGGTAAAATTTGACTTGATTGTAGCAGGCGCAGGCCATGCAGGATGTGAAGCCGCAATGGCTGCCGCAAACCTCGGCTTAAAAACCCTGCTCTTAACCATAAATGTAGACCGTATCGGTCACTTGTCCTGCAACCCGGCAATCGGAGGGCTTGCTAAAGGTCACATGGTCAAGGAGATTGATGCCCTCGGCGGTTATATGGGGCTTTGGTCAGATAAAGCTGGGATTCAGTTTCGTATATTAAATACACGAAAAGGGCCGGCCGTCCGTGCCAGCCGCGCCCAGATGGACCGCAACGAATATATGCGGGTAGTCCAGAAAGATATTTTTGCGCAGGAAAATCTTTGGGTCAAACAAGATACGGCTGAGTCTTTAATAGTTGAAGACGGTAAAGCAGCAGGTGTTCTGACCGGCATCGGCGAAAGATTTATGTCGCACACGGTGATGCTTACCACCGGCACTTTTTTGCAGGGCCTGATCCATATCGGGATGGAAAATTTCAGCGGTGGACGCATGGGCGACCCAGCTTCTGTAGGCATGTCTGCCAGCCTGAAAGGTATCGGGCTGACTCTGGGACGCCTTAAAACCGGAACGACCCCGCGCCTGCTTAAAGATTCCATTGATTATGACAAGCTGGAAGCACAATACGGCGATAATCCCCCTCAGCCTTTCAGTTTCCGCACTGAAGAAATCAAACTGCCTCAGGTTCCCTGCCACATAACTTACACCAACGAAAAAACCCATGATGCGATCCGAAGCGGCTTCGAACGCTCACCAATGTTCACCGGAGTTATCAAAGGAACCGGAGCCAGATATTGTCCGTCAATCGAAGACAAAGTTGCTCGATTCCCTGAAAAAGGCCGTCATCAGATTTTTCTTGAACCTGAAGGGTACGAAAGCCCTGAAGTATATCCGAGCGGCATCCCCACAAGCCTGCCGCTGGACGTACAAAAACGCATGATCAATTCAATCGAAGGACTGGAGGATGCACAGATTGTACGTCCGGGCTATGCCATTGAATATGATTTCGTACCGCCTACTCAGCTTTTACCGACTCTTGAAACAAAAGCCCTGCCCGGGCTTTACCTCGCAGGACAGATAAACGGCACATCCGGATATGAAGAAGCTGCCGCTCAAGGACTGTGGGCCGCATGCAACGCTTTCTGTAAACTTAACGGGCGTGCTCCGTTCGTGCTTTCACGCGATCAGGCATATATTGCTGTTCTGGTTGACGACCTTGTCACCAAAGGAACTCAGGAACCTTACCGCATGTTCACTTCACGCGCGGAATACAGACTGCTGTTGCGCGAAGGTAATGCAGACCTGCGCCTGACTGAAATCGGACGTGATCTCGGACTCGTAAAAGATGCTCACTGGGCACTTTACTGTGCGAAAAAAAATGGTTTGGATGCAGTGCTTGGCGCACTGAATAAAATAAAAATCAAACCGGATCAGCCGACCCGTGAAATTTTAGAAAAAATCGGCGGGACAGCTCCGGGAAAATCTGTATCCTTATCTGCTATTTTGCGTCAGCCGGAACTTTCCATCACCGATATGAAACACTTCTGGCCTGAAATCTCTGAATTTGGTGAAGACGTTCTTTTAGAAGCTGAAACTCAAATCAAGTATGAAGGCTATCTGGTCAGGCAGCAGGAACTTGTTGATAAATTCCGCAAAATGGAATCTGTCGCCCTTCCCGATGATCTAGACTATTCCGAAATGGCGGGGCTTACCCGCGAAGCTGTGGAAAAACTTACAGAAGTACACCCTCTTACACTTGGGCAGGCCAGCAGAATTTCCGGAATCACTCCGGCAGCGATCTCATCAATTGAAATTCATTTAAAAAAGATCGGAGCCATTTAA
- a CDS encoding M20 family metallo-hydrolase gives MPTQLLSKIDELKDTAIELHSKLVSIPAIGPDNNGSGEKEKADFIAAYLKDNGFGEVKSYNAPDERVECGYRPNLVTVIPGQDSSRTLWIISHMDVVPVGDLSLWSSDPFTMIQDGDAIYGRGVEDNHQGLVSSVIAAKALLQSGMTPGINLGLIFVSDEETGSEYGLEYMLKKHEDLFKKKDLFLVPDFGEPDSSIVEIAEKSTIWFKVTVEGKQCHASTPDHGVNSLIAAAAMIVEIPELKFHFDEEDELFSPPYSTFEPTKKEANVENINTLPGKDIFYIDCRVLPNYELSEVIEQVKGMALYVAEEYGVTINVEVETQNQAAPPTPVNSEIVDKVAFAINEVYGIEAKPGGIGGGTVAAHLRERGYQTVVWATLLHQAHQPNEKGSIANTLNDAKVMALLPF, from the coding sequence ATGCCTACTCAGCTTCTGTCCAAGATCGACGAACTGAAAGATACTGCTATCGAACTTCATTCAAAACTGGTTTCCATCCCCGCCATAGGCCCAGACAACAACGGCAGCGGAGAAAAAGAAAAAGCTGATTTTATTGCAGCCTATCTTAAGGACAACGGTTTTGGCGAAGTAAAATCATACAATGCTCCTGATGAGCGTGTGGAATGCGGGTACAGGCCAAACCTAGTTACAGTTATCCCCGGTCAGGACAGCTCCAGAACACTCTGGATTATATCTCATATGGATGTTGTGCCTGTAGGCGATTTGAGCCTCTGGTCCAGCGACCCTTTCACTATGATTCAAGACGGCGACGCAATCTACGGACGCGGAGTTGAAGACAACCATCAGGGCCTTGTCAGCTCTGTAATCGCTGCTAAGGCTCTTCTCCAGTCCGGCATGACACCGGGCATCAACCTCGGCCTTATTTTTGTTTCTGACGAAGAAACCGGAAGCGAGTACGGCCTTGAATACATGCTTAAGAAACACGAAGATCTGTTTAAGAAAAAAGACCTGTTCCTCGTACCGGACTTCGGTGAACCAGATTCCAGCATTGTGGAAATTGCAGAAAAATCCACTATCTGGTTCAAAGTAACTGTTGAAGGCAAGCAGTGCCATGCATCCACACCGGATCACGGAGTAAATTCTCTTATTGCCGCAGCGGCAATGATTGTCGAGATCCCCGAACTAAAATTTCATTTTGATGAAGAAGATGAACTATTCTCACCACCATACTCCACCTTCGAACCAACAAAAAAAGAAGCCAACGTAGAAAATATCAACACCCTGCCGGGCAAAGATATTTTCTACATAGATTGCCGGGTACTGCCCAATTATGAGCTAAGCGAAGTAATTGAACAGGTCAAAGGCATGGCCCTGTATGTTGCAGAAGAGTATGGTGTAACAATTAACGTGGAAGTTGAAACACAGAATCAGGCTGCACCTCCCACACCTGTTAATTCAGAAATAGTAGATAAAGTAGCTTTCGCTATAAACGAAGTATACGGAATAGAAGCCAAGCCCGGCGGAATCGGAGGCGGCACGGTTGCAGCACATCTGCGTGAACGCGGCTATCAGACCGTTGTCTGGGCCACATTGCTGCATCAGGCGCACCAGCCCAACGAAAAAGGTTCCATCGCAAATACCCTGAACGATGCCAAGGTGATGGCACTGCTTCCATTTTAG
- a CDS encoding PxxKW family cysteine-rich protein, producing the protein MAKKNVRIHALEGAEMTAEGLSYKGVIMETVVEKCDGCERVVEFEDKKYCPSYAQPAIKWAHSVCNFATHVRAGVDKEGKVKVNPLKASKRAARGR; encoded by the coding sequence ATGGCTAAAAAGAATGTAAGAATCCACGCACTCGAAGGTGCAGAAATGACTGCTGAAGGTCTTTCCTACAAAGGCGTAATCATGGAAACTGTTGTTGAAAAATGCGACGGTTGTGAACGTGTTGTAGAATTCGAAGATAAAAAATACTGTCCCAGCTACGCTCAGCCCGCAATTAAATGGGCACACAGTGTTTGCAACTTTGCTACACACGTCCGCGCTGGTGTTGACAAAGAAGGTAAAGTCAAAGTTAACCCGCTTAAAGCATCCAAGCGTGCTGCACGCGGTCGCTAG
- the mtnP gene encoding S-methyl-5'-thioadenosine phosphorylase — MTVIGIIGGSGLDNPDILENAKDVELKNIWGKPSSPVKSGTIAGTEVHIIGRHGRDHTIPPTYVNNRANIQALKDLGCNYILATTAVGSLREKIDRGHLVIMDQFIDFTRKRELTFHETFEPHSPMHTPMAEPFDADLRAKMVESCNELEITVHDKGTVVTIEGPRFSTRAESHMFRAWGADIINMSTAPEAILANEAGIPYAVVAMSTDYDCWKTDEAPVTWDDILEIFQANAENVTSMLIKTIEKIS, encoded by the coding sequence ATGACAGTAATAGGCATAATCGGCGGCAGCGGGCTTGATAATCCGGACATTCTTGAAAACGCAAAAGATGTCGAACTAAAAAACATCTGGGGCAAGCCAAGCTCTCCAGTCAAGTCCGGAACTATTGCCGGAACCGAAGTGCACATCATCGGACGCCACGGCCGTGATCACACTATCCCACCTACCTACGTAAATAACAGAGCCAACATTCAGGCCCTCAAGGATCTCGGATGTAACTATATTCTGGCGACCACAGCAGTCGGCTCACTGAGGGAAAAAATAGACCGCGGGCATCTGGTTATTATGGACCAGTTCATAGACTTCACCCGCAAAAGAGAATTGACATTCCACGAAACATTTGAACCGCACTCACCGATGCATACCCCTATGGCTGAACCTTTTGACGCAGATCTGCGCGCAAAAATGGTTGAGTCCTGCAACGAGCTGGAAATAACTGTTCATGACAAAGGAACAGTTGTAACTATCGAAGGTCCAAGATTTTCAACCCGCGCAGAATCTCATATGTTCCGGGCCTGGGGAGCAGATATAATCAACATGAGCACTGCACCGGAAGCAATTCTCGCCAATGAAGCAGGAATTCCATATGCCGTGGTTGCTATGTCTACGGACTACGACTGCTGGAAAACCGACGAAGCACCGGTTACATGGGACGACATTTTGGAAATTTTTCAGGCCAATGCTGAAAACGTCACTTCTATGCTGATAAAAACCATTGAAAAGATAAGCTAG